Proteins from one Triticum aestivum cultivar Chinese Spring chromosome 7A, IWGSC CS RefSeq v2.1, whole genome shotgun sequence genomic window:
- the LOC123147310 gene encoding lecithin-cholesterol acyltransferase-like 1 has protein sequence MAFKRLLPLVALLSLLVAPPSSAVPSLQPVVLVPGNTCSQLEARLTDEYEPPPASGCGVPRQGRGWFRLWENFTALQEDSFLFRCYADQLRLVYDPRAGDYRNVPGVKTRVVAFGTTRSFGSDDPARKNVCMEGLVEALERVGYREGENLFGAPYDFRHAPAAPGLASRAFSDWSSSLRLLVERASQRNGNKPVVLVTHSLGGLFATVFLDRTPLRWRRRYVKHLVMLCLGVGGSPLNMWPLASKALASNPASLQAAVLTYGNRSFASMFSLLPSPRVYGRTPLVITRDRNYSADDMPEFLAAAGFSGDEVARYRTRALPVTLSLRAPLVPMTAMNGVGVPTVDQLVFWDGNFSGKPQLVNGDGDGQINLETVLALQRLVEADPDQPYFKSILIPNTTHKGMISDQSALKRVVSEILIGASS, from the exons ATGGCGTTCAAGCGTCTCTTGCCCCTGGTAGCCCTGCTCTCCTTGTTGGTCGCTCCACCATCGTCAGCTGTGCCCAGCCTCCAGCCTGTGGTGCTGGTGCCGGGCAACACCTGCAGCCAGCTGGAGGCGCGGCTCACCGACGAGTACGAACCTCCGCCGGCGTCGGGCTGCGGAGTCCCAAGGCAAGGCCGCGGGTGGTTCCGGCTTTGGGAGAACTTCACGGCGCTGCAGGAGGACTCCTTCCTCTTCCGGTGCTACGCGGACCAGCTGCGGCTCGTCTACGACCCCCGCGCCGGCGACTATCGTAATGTGCCGGGCGTCAAGACCCGCGTCGTGGCCTTTGGCACCACCCGCAGCTTCGGCTCCGACGATCCTGCCCGAAA GAATGTGTGCATGGAAGGGCTGGTGGAGGCACTGGAACGCGTGGGATACAGAGAGGGAGAGAACCTATTCGGCGCCCCGTACGACTTCCGGCACGCTCCGGCCGCTCCCGGACTGGCTTCCCGGGCCTTCTCCGACTGGAGCTCCAGCCTCAGGCTCCTGGTGGAGCGCGCAAGCCAAAGGAACGGGAACAAGCCGGTCGTCCTCGTGACGCACAGCCTGGGCGGCCTCTTCGCCACGGTGTTCCTCGACCGGACACCCCTGCGGTGGCGCAGGAGGTACGTCAAGCACCTCGTCATGCTCTGCCTCGGCGTCGGCGGCTCGCCGCTCAACATGTGGCCCCTCGCCTCCAAGGCGCTGGCCTCCAACCCCGCGTCGCTGCAGGCCGCCGTGCTGACCTACGGGAACAGGAGCTTCGCAAGCATGTTCTCGCTCCTGCCGTCCCCCAGGGTGTACGGCCGCACGCCCCTGGTGATCACGCGGGACAGGAACTACTCTGCCGATGACATGCCGGAGTTCCTCGCGGCGGCAGGTTTCTCCGGGGACGAGGTGGCGCGGTACAGAACGAGGGCGCTGCCGGTGACGCTCAGCCTCCGGGCGCCGCTCGTGCCGATGACGGCCATGAACGGTGTTGGCGTGCCCACCGTGGATCAGCTGGTGTTCTGGGACGGTAACTTCAGTGGGAAGCCGCAGTTGGTGAACGGCGATGGCGATGGCCAGATCAACTTGGAGACCGTCTTGGCGTTGCAAAGGTTGGTAGAGGCTGATCCGGACCAGCCTTACTTCAAGTCGATTTTGATCCCCAACACGACGCACAAGGGTATGATCTCGGACCAATCTGCGCTCAAGCGTGTCGTCAGTGAAATCCTAATTGGAGCCTCCTCTTGA